One genomic segment of Salinibacter grassmerensis includes these proteins:
- a CDS encoding GGDEF domain-containing protein encodes MVRFLLVLLAVLVVGLAVLFGRPWLYVATGLILVGGLGGLGWWLWTTYQQDQSPPERPGPKPNPDDSSLDDFGIMDIQPEGSGPGASDALPDDTAERSPDRAPSNTAVPAETDASSENTPASTDTPRPSSSTSSPAQEATDGQADSVLAPLLEAARMALDAQTVGLLVQEDVALTYRIEALASRHPSVRESGSFDTQTPLLTATMSRESVTYRSLTGAEVAVEDLGYYDDPPTVDHLALAPVAQPDASSTTFLVADAPSDTDLGSSRARTVLSHFADTVALLLDVGRSPDGPEPEPSPDSAHEVDDADMPSPSANGTVEADTEAEDAPEESPRPRRELIAEEMETARSSSEPLALALVHLNRAESIARQGEEAVASAERLFQARLEQKAPNHRVERFGELTYGVFFRAGPDTIEPWIADFEAAMAQEQGQLEGGASVGVAMWTDETPEALRTAATEALREAYETGTCTIVT; translated from the coding sequence ATGGTCCGCTTCCTGCTCGTGCTTCTGGCCGTCCTCGTCGTCGGGCTTGCCGTCCTGTTCGGCCGTCCGTGGCTCTACGTCGCGACGGGCCTGATCCTCGTCGGCGGCCTCGGGGGGTTGGGCTGGTGGCTCTGGACCACGTATCAGCAGGACCAATCGCCCCCGGAGCGCCCCGGTCCCAAGCCCAATCCCGACGACTCGTCGCTCGACGACTTTGGGATCATGGACATCCAGCCGGAAGGATCGGGGCCCGGCGCGTCGGACGCCCTCCCTGACGACACGGCCGAGCGCAGTCCAGACCGGGCGCCCTCGAACACGGCCGTCCCCGCCGAAACGGATGCGTCGTCCGAAAATACTCCGGCGTCCACGGATACGCCCCGGCCTTCGTCCTCGACGTCCTCTCCGGCACAGGAGGCGACGGATGGACAAGCGGATTCCGTGCTTGCGCCCCTGCTAGAGGCCGCACGCATGGCCCTCGACGCCCAGACGGTCGGTCTCCTGGTCCAGGAAGACGTGGCGCTAACCTACCGCATTGAGGCCCTCGCCAGCCGCCACCCCTCCGTTCGGGAGAGCGGCTCGTTCGACACCCAGACCCCCCTTCTCACCGCCACGATGTCGCGGGAGTCGGTCACCTACCGGTCCCTCACCGGGGCCGAGGTGGCGGTCGAAGACCTGGGCTACTACGACGATCCGCCGACGGTGGATCACCTGGCCCTTGCCCCCGTGGCTCAGCCGGACGCCTCCTCCACGACCTTTCTGGTGGCGGATGCCCCCTCGGACACCGACCTGGGGTCGTCCCGGGCCCGCACCGTGCTGTCCCACTTTGCCGACACCGTGGCCCTCCTGCTCGACGTGGGTCGGTCGCCCGATGGGCCGGAGCCGGAGCCCTCTCCCGACAGCGCCCACGAGGTCGACGACGCCGACATGCCGTCTCCAAGCGCGAACGGCACGGTCGAGGCGGACACTGAGGCGGAGGACGCCCCGGAGGAGTCCCCCCGTCCCCGCCGCGAACTGATCGCGGAGGAGATGGAGACTGCCCGATCCTCGTCGGAGCCGCTCGCCCTGGCCCTCGTCCATCTCAACCGGGCCGAGTCTATCGCTCGTCAGGGCGAGGAAGCCGTTGCCTCCGCCGAGCGCCTGTTTCAGGCCCGCCTGGAACAAAAGGCCCCCAACCACCGGGTCGAGCGCTTCGGCGAGCTCACGTACGGCGTCTTCTTTCGGGCCGGGCCCGACACCATCGAGCCCTGGATCGCGGACTTTGAAGCCGCCATGGCGCAGGAACAGGGCCAGCTCGAGGGCGGCGCGAGTGTCGGCGTGGCCATGTGGACCGACGAGACCCCAGAGGCACTCCGGACCGCCGCCACGGAGGCCCTGCGGGAGGCATACGAGACGGGCACCTGCACGATTGTGACGTAA
- a CDS encoding Mth938-like domain-containing protein translates to MQETDSSPRITHVSWGRLEVEPASDDGAQSFKDAKLYPGGARTWDWNETGTSHTPGIQPADVEELLEHGASVVVLSQGMNKRLQVQTETLDRLDDAGVDTHVLPTDQAVERYNKLQAADEAVAGLFHSTC, encoded by the coding sequence ATGCAAGAGACCGACTCGTCGCCGCGCATCACGCACGTGTCGTGGGGCCGCCTGGAAGTCGAGCCCGCGTCCGACGACGGTGCCCAGTCGTTCAAGGACGCCAAGCTGTATCCGGGCGGGGCACGCACATGGGACTGGAACGAAACCGGCACGTCACACACGCCGGGCATTCAGCCCGCCGACGTGGAGGAGCTGCTGGAGCATGGGGCCTCGGTCGTAGTTTTGTCCCAGGGCATGAACAAACGTCTCCAGGTACAAACGGAGACCCTTGATCGGCTCGACGACGCGGGCGTGGACACCCACGTGCTGCCGACCGACCAGGCCGTGGAGCGGTACAACAAACTGCAGGCCGCCGACGAGGCCGTTGCGGGCCTCTTTCATTCGACCTGCTAG
- a CDS encoding 4'-phosphopantetheinyl transferase family protein, translating into MHLPAPTWTSSWPAGRPVSVWRLRLNALGGDPEEVLRPLTVPSEQERARRFAFAADRHRHLAGRALVRLVASRRYDCTPDSFTLTEGPHGKPRLQDPPGDAPRLHFNVGHTGTVVVVAFSRRQPIGIDVEPRARTVDAPSLAGRVLTALERDRWQSRPAPHRQAAFLHVWTCKEAFLKATGEGLHRAPKTIESIVDGSTVVALRDASDAPDTPPSANEWAVRPFSAADGVIGAIVRKGEVPTPLSWVDATDLLSRVGG; encoded by the coding sequence ATGCACCTACCCGCCCCCACATGGACGTCGTCGTGGCCGGCGGGACGCCCGGTCAGCGTCTGGCGGCTTCGCCTGAACGCCCTCGGCGGCGATCCGGAGGAGGTGCTGCGCCCGCTCACTGTTCCGTCCGAGCAGGAGCGGGCCCGTCGATTTGCGTTCGCCGCGGACCGGCATCGCCACCTCGCCGGCCGCGCCCTGGTTCGTCTCGTGGCGTCTCGCCGCTACGACTGCACGCCAGACTCGTTCACGCTCACGGAGGGCCCGCACGGCAAGCCCAGGCTGCAGGACCCACCGGGCGATGCCCCGCGTCTTCACTTCAACGTCGGCCACACCGGCACCGTGGTCGTGGTGGCCTTCAGCCGGCGTCAGCCCATTGGGATCGACGTGGAGCCCCGAGCCCGGACGGTCGATGCTCCCTCGCTCGCGGGGCGGGTCCTCACCGCCTTGGAACGGGACCGGTGGCAGTCCCGACCCGCGCCTCACCGACAGGCGGCCTTTCTGCACGTGTGGACGTGCAAGGAAGCATTTCTCAAGGCAACGGGCGAGGGCCTGCACCGCGCCCCGAAGACAATCGAGTCCATCGTCGACGGCTCCACGGTCGTGGCACTCCGCGACGCGTCGGACGCCCCGGACACACCTCCTTCCGCAAACGAATGGGCCGTTCGCCCCTTCTCGGCAGCGGACGGCGTCATCGGGGCAATCGTGCGGAAGGGCGAGGTGCCCACCCCACTCTCCTGGGTCGACGCGACGGACCTCTTGTCTCGCGTCGGTGGGTAG
- a CDS encoding amidohydrolase family protein yields MSTPLLRPQCLSFLFAVLLLGGGLSPASAQSQRAVRADTLYTMTGAPIEDGVVLIENETIEAVGPASEVEVPASAEVHEASVVTPGLIDPRGTVGLSGIYNVSADQDQLDTSEPMQPALRALDAYNPREQLVSFVQQLGFTTVHTGHAPGALISGQTATFSTAGETVEASLRDSITTVAFTLGPDAQARFERPGTRAKGVSMLRQALHDAQAAMSGGEATGEDLGQNVLQDVLRGEVPALITAHRAHDIQTALRLQEEFGFEMILDGAAEAYLMTEEIAEADVPVILHPTMARPSGTTQNAAFTTAAALHDAGIPVAIQTGWEPYVPKTRIALYEAAIAMAHGLPREAALASITSEAAEILELESVGTLAPGQRADLALFDGDPFEYTTHVCTVLSGGEVVSDECK; encoded by the coding sequence ATGTCGACTCCGCTCCTTCGCCCTCAGTGTCTCTCATTTCTTTTCGCCGTGCTCTTGTTGGGGGGCGGCTTGTCGCCGGCCTCCGCTCAGTCGCAGCGGGCCGTGCGCGCCGATACCCTCTACACCATGACGGGCGCGCCCATCGAGGATGGGGTGGTGCTCATCGAGAACGAAACGATTGAGGCCGTCGGGCCCGCGTCGGAGGTGGAGGTCCCGGCGTCCGCCGAGGTGCACGAGGCGTCCGTCGTGACCCCGGGCCTAATCGACCCGCGGGGCACGGTGGGCCTGTCGGGAATCTACAACGTCTCCGCCGATCAGGACCAGCTCGACACCTCGGAGCCCATGCAGCCTGCGCTCCGCGCCCTCGACGCGTACAACCCGCGAGAGCAGCTCGTGTCCTTCGTCCAGCAGCTGGGGTTCACCACCGTCCACACCGGCCACGCGCCGGGCGCCCTCATCAGTGGGCAGACGGCCACGTTCTCGACCGCCGGCGAGACGGTGGAGGCCTCCCTGCGCGACTCGATCACCACGGTCGCCTTCACGCTGGGGCCCGACGCGCAGGCCCGGTTCGAGCGTCCCGGGACCCGCGCAAAGGGGGTCTCGATGCTCCGACAGGCCCTGCACGACGCGCAGGCCGCGATGAGTGGGGGAGAGGCGACTGGAGAAGATTTGGGGCAGAATGTGTTGCAGGATGTGCTCCGGGGGGAGGTGCCGGCCCTGATTACCGCCCACCGGGCCCACGACATCCAGACCGCCCTCCGGCTCCAGGAAGAGTTTGGGTTTGAGATGATTCTGGACGGTGCGGCGGAGGCCTACCTGATGACCGAGGAGATCGCGGAGGCCGATGTTCCCGTCATTCTGCACCCGACCATGGCCCGGCCCTCGGGCACCACGCAGAACGCGGCCTTCACGACGGCGGCCGCTCTGCACGACGCGGGCATCCCTGTTGCCATTCAGACCGGTTGGGAGCCCTACGTGCCCAAGACCCGCATTGCGCTCTACGAGGCGGCCATCGCCATGGCCCACGGCCTGCCCCGCGAGGCGGCCCTGGCCAGCATCACCAGTGAGGCGGCCGAAATCCTCGAACTGGAATCCGTTGGGACTCTGGCCCCGGGGCAGCGCGCCGACCTGGCCCTCTTCGACGGCGATCCCTTCGAGTACACCACGCACGTCTGCACCGTCCTGAGCGGGGGAGAGGTCGTGAGTGACGAGTGCAAATAG